A single genomic interval of Tursiops truncatus isolate mTurTru1 chromosome 1, mTurTru1.mat.Y, whole genome shotgun sequence harbors:
- the TTLL10 gene encoding inactive polyglycylase TTLL10 isoform X4, with the protein MQGSGGQRQGAMQGSQRPSHTPWPPRPGRELLSAPCGGTGLLSAHFLFCKEAVVRGDEITQVHEGLPFITPERHFPPDFLPDQPAGRPSAEMPTPDGQSLQAPQSPQRREPPTRGSPNPGRWAAPLPGQGGPDCVPSSRARTTGRPKGPQRGGGHVFPEVPPHQCPSACGPQPHPLPPLPGTTSSDPELDDADTARPRAALLEKHPLEGEKQRPGTGQGPFFYIGGTNGAAIISSYCKSKGWQRIQDSRREDYKLKWCEVKCRDTYCSFREGEQLLYQLPNSQLLTTKIGLLSALREHARVLSKTSKLAPCAQANVLKMEDFFPETYRLDIRDEREAFFTLFDALSAETQMWICKPTASNQGKGIFLLRNQEEVAALQAKTQSIEDDPIYRKMPFRAPQARVVQRFCAWAPRGALARYIQNPLLLDGKKFDVRSYLLIACTMPYMVFFGHGYARLTLGLYDPHSSDLCGHLTNQFMQKKSPLYLLLKDDTVWSMEHLNRHINDKFRKAKRLPRDWVFTTFAKRMQQIMAHCFLSVKSKLKCKLGYFDLIGCDFLIDENFKVWLLEMNSNPALHTNCEVLKETWHSRPSRRGCAARRCCRCCPSATSCSCTTARQTCGRAPGAPAASPARRRRRPPRPPVSAPPAGRARAGPHHAGAPAARPGGPPPHSGAPGLRPPAPTAPRAGTPRPRAAGSRRGSLPRGRRRRSARTRATGALAGAYKSCFFGYKRDLCSWSAGSPHTGPRDPLRQPPCAP; encoded by the exons ATGCAAGGCTCTGGAGGACAGAGGCAGGGGGCCATGCAGGGCAGCCAGCGGCCCTCCCACACGCCCTGGCCTCCCAGACCTGGGCGTGAGCTCCTCTCAGCCCCTTGCGGAGGCACGGGTTTGCTGAGCGCCCACTTTCTGTTCTGTAAAGAGGCCGTGGTAAGGGGAGATGAAATAACACAG GTTCACGAGGGTCTTCCATTCATCACACCGGAGCGCCATTTCCCGCCAGACTTTTTACCTGACCAg CCGGCAGGGAGGCCAAGCGCAGAGATGCCGACACCAGATGGACAGTCCCTGCAGGCCCCACAGTCACCACAGAGACGGGAGCCACCCACAAGAGGAAGCCCAAATCCAGGACGCTGGGCAGCACCCCTCCCCGGGCAGGGCGGGCCTGACTGCGTGCCCAGTTCAAGGGCTAGGACCACGGGCCGCCCAAAGGGCCCGCAGAGGGGTGGGGGCCACGTCTTCCCAGAGGTGCCCCCTCACCAGTGCCCCAGCGCCTGCGGCCCGCAGCCGCACCCACTTCCTCCACTGCCAGGGACCACCTCCTCGGACCCAG AGCTGGACGATGCTGACACTGCCAGGCCCCGGGCCGCCCTCCTGGAGAAGCACCCGCTGGAGGGGGAGAAGCAGCGGCCCGGCACCGGGCAGGGCCCCTTCTTCTACATCGGAGGCACCAACGGGGCCGCAAT AATCAGCTCCTATTGCAAAAGCAAGGGCTGGCAGCGCATCCAGGACAGCCGGCGGGAAGACTACAAGCTCAAGTGGTGCGAGGTCAAGTGCAGGGACACCTACTGCAGCTTCCGGGAAG GTGAGCAGCTGCTGTACCAGCTCCCCAACAGCCAGCTCCTTACCACCAAGATCGGGCTTCTCAGCGCCCTGAGGGAGCACGCGCGTGTCCTCAGCAAGACCAGCAAGCTGGCCCCCTGCGCACAGGCCAA CGTCCTGAAAATGGAAGACTTTTTCCCAGAGACCTACCGTCTGGACATCAGGGACGAGAGAGAGGCTTTCTTTACCCTCTTTGATG CTCTCTCCGCAGAAACCCAGATGTGGATCTGCAAGCCCACCGCCTCCAACCAGGGCAAAGGCATCTTTCTGCTCCGGAACCAGGAGGAAGTCGCCGCCCTCCAAGCCAAGACCCAGAGCATCGAGGACGACCCCATCTACCGCAAGATGCCCTTCCGGGCGCCTCAGGCGCGGGTCGTGCAGAGGTTTTGCGCGTGGGCACCCCGAGGGGCGTTGGCCAG GTACATCCAGAACCCGCTGCTGCTGGATGGGAAGAAGTTCGACGTGCGCTCCTACCTGCTCATCGCCTGCACCATGCCCTACATGGTCTTCTTCGGCCACGGCTACGCTCGCCTCACCCTCGGCCTTTATGATCCCCATTCCAGCGACCTCTGTGGCCATTTAACCAACCAG TTCATGCAGAAGAAGAGCCCCCTGTACCTGCTGCTCAAGGACGACACGGTGTGGAGCATGGAGCACCTTAACCGCCACATCAACGACAAGTTCCGCAAGGCCAAGCGCCTCCCCCGGGACTGGGTCTTCACCACCTTCGCG AAGCGGATGCAGCAGATCATGGCCCACTGCTTCCTGTCTGTCAAATCCAAGCTCAAGTGCAAGCTGGGCTACTTTGACCTCATTGGTTGTGACTTCTTGATTGATGAAAACTTCAAG GTGTGGCTGCTGGAGATGAACTCCAACCCTGCCCTGCACACCAACTGTGAAGTCCTGAAAGAG aCCTGGCACTCGAGACCTTCCAGAAGAGGCTGCGCGGCCAGAAGATGCTGCCGCTGCTGTCCCAGCGCCACTTCGTGCTCCTGCACAACGGCGAGGCAGACCTGTGGCCGCGCCCCGGGAGCTCCCGCAGCGTCCCCCGCCCGCCGTCGCCGCCGCCCGCCGCGTCCCCCGGTCTCCGCGCCGCCGGCAGGCCGGGCGCGCGCAGGCCCGCACCACGCCGGGGCCCCAGCGGCGCGCCCGGGCGGCCCTCCTCCGCACAGCGGCGCCCCCGGCCTCCGACCCCCGGCCCCGACGGCGCCCAGGGCGGGGACCCCGAGGCCCCGGGCGGCGGGGAGCCGGCGCGGGAGCCTTCCCCGGGGTCGTCGGAGGAGGAGCGCAAGAACGCGGGCCACCGGCGCCCTCGCGGGGGCCTATAAAAGCTGCTTTTTTGGTTACAAACGCGACCTCTGCAGCTGGTCCGCGGGTTCCCCGCACACCGGGCCCCGAGACCCCCTCCGGCAGCCTCCCTGCGCCCCGTGA
- the TTLL10 gene encoding inactive polyglycylase TTLL10 isoform X3: MQGSGGQRQGAMQGSQRPSHTPWPPRPGRELLSAPCGGTGLLSAHFLFCKEAVVRGDEITQVHEGLPFITPERHFPPDFLPDQPAGRPSAEMPTPDGQSLQAPQSPQRREPPTRGSPNPGRWAAPLPGQGGPDCVPSSRARTTGRPKGPQRGGGHVFPEVPPHQCPSACGPQPHPLPPLPGTTSSDPELDDADTARPRAALLEKHPLEGEKQRPGTGQGPFFYIGGTNGAAIISSYCKSKGWQRIQDSRREDYKLKWCEVKCRDTYCSFREGEQLLYQLPNSQLLTTKIGLLSALREHARVLSKTSKLAPCAQAKSGKDTTPAPEELMWSSSGHLGPQSVLKMEDFFPETYRLDIRDEREAFFTLFDALSAETQMWICKPTASNQGKGIFLLRNQEEVAALQAKTQSIEDDPIYRKMPFRAPQARVVQRFCAWAPRGALARYIQNPLLLDGKKFDVRSYLLIACTMPYMVFFGHGYARLTLGLYDPHSSDLCGHLTNQFMQKKSPLYLLLKDDTVWSMEHLNRHINDKFRKAKRLPRDWVFTTFAKRMQQIMAHCFLSVKSKLKCKLGYFDLIGCDFLIDENFKVWLLEMNSNPALHTNCEVLKEVIPGVVTETLDLALETFQKRLRGQKMLPLLSQRHFVLLHNGEADLWPRPGSSRSVPRPPSPPPAASPGLRAAGRPGARRPAPRRGPSGAPGRPSSAQRRPRPPTPGPDGAQGGDPEAPGGGEPAREPSPGSSEEERKNAGHRRPRGGL; this comes from the exons ATGCAAGGCTCTGGAGGACAGAGGCAGGGGGCCATGCAGGGCAGCCAGCGGCCCTCCCACACGCCCTGGCCTCCCAGACCTGGGCGTGAGCTCCTCTCAGCCCCTTGCGGAGGCACGGGTTTGCTGAGCGCCCACTTTCTGTTCTGTAAAGAGGCCGTGGTAAGGGGAGATGAAATAACACAG GTTCACGAGGGTCTTCCATTCATCACACCGGAGCGCCATTTCCCGCCAGACTTTTTACCTGACCAg CCGGCAGGGAGGCCAAGCGCAGAGATGCCGACACCAGATGGACAGTCCCTGCAGGCCCCACAGTCACCACAGAGACGGGAGCCACCCACAAGAGGAAGCCCAAATCCAGGACGCTGGGCAGCACCCCTCCCCGGGCAGGGCGGGCCTGACTGCGTGCCCAGTTCAAGGGCTAGGACCACGGGCCGCCCAAAGGGCCCGCAGAGGGGTGGGGGCCACGTCTTCCCAGAGGTGCCCCCTCACCAGTGCCCCAGCGCCTGCGGCCCGCAGCCGCACCCACTTCCTCCACTGCCAGGGACCACCTCCTCGGACCCAG AGCTGGACGATGCTGACACTGCCAGGCCCCGGGCCGCCCTCCTGGAGAAGCACCCGCTGGAGGGGGAGAAGCAGCGGCCCGGCACCGGGCAGGGCCCCTTCTTCTACATCGGAGGCACCAACGGGGCCGCAAT AATCAGCTCCTATTGCAAAAGCAAGGGCTGGCAGCGCATCCAGGACAGCCGGCGGGAAGACTACAAGCTCAAGTGGTGCGAGGTCAAGTGCAGGGACACCTACTGCAGCTTCCGGGAAG GTGAGCAGCTGCTGTACCAGCTCCCCAACAGCCAGCTCCTTACCACCAAGATCGGGCTTCTCAGCGCCCTGAGGGAGCACGCGCGTGTCCTCAGCAAGACCAGCAAGCTGGCCCCCTGCGCACAGGCCAA ATCTGGAAAGGACACGACACCCGCCCCAGAAGAGCTCATGTGGAGCAGCTCAGGACACCTTGGGCCACAGAG CGTCCTGAAAATGGAAGACTTTTTCCCAGAGACCTACCGTCTGGACATCAGGGACGAGAGAGAGGCTTTCTTTACCCTCTTTGATG CTCTCTCCGCAGAAACCCAGATGTGGATCTGCAAGCCCACCGCCTCCAACCAGGGCAAAGGCATCTTTCTGCTCCGGAACCAGGAGGAAGTCGCCGCCCTCCAAGCCAAGACCCAGAGCATCGAGGACGACCCCATCTACCGCAAGATGCCCTTCCGGGCGCCTCAGGCGCGGGTCGTGCAGAGGTTTTGCGCGTGGGCACCCCGAGGGGCGTTGGCCAG GTACATCCAGAACCCGCTGCTGCTGGATGGGAAGAAGTTCGACGTGCGCTCCTACCTGCTCATCGCCTGCACCATGCCCTACATGGTCTTCTTCGGCCACGGCTACGCTCGCCTCACCCTCGGCCTTTATGATCCCCATTCCAGCGACCTCTGTGGCCATTTAACCAACCAG TTCATGCAGAAGAAGAGCCCCCTGTACCTGCTGCTCAAGGACGACACGGTGTGGAGCATGGAGCACCTTAACCGCCACATCAACGACAAGTTCCGCAAGGCCAAGCGCCTCCCCCGGGACTGGGTCTTCACCACCTTCGCG AAGCGGATGCAGCAGATCATGGCCCACTGCTTCCTGTCTGTCAAATCCAAGCTCAAGTGCAAGCTGGGCTACTTTGACCTCATTGGTTGTGACTTCTTGATTGATGAAAACTTCAAG GTGTGGCTGCTGGAGATGAACTCCAACCCTGCCCTGCACACCAACTGTGAAGTCCTGAAAGAGGTGATTCCAGGCGTGGTCACGGAGACCCTGG aCCTGGCACTCGAGACCTTCCAGAAGAGGCTGCGCGGCCAGAAGATGCTGCCGCTGCTGTCCCAGCGCCACTTCGTGCTCCTGCACAACGGCGAGGCAGACCTGTGGCCGCGCCCCGGGAGCTCCCGCAGCGTCCCCCGCCCGCCGTCGCCGCCGCCCGCCGCGTCCCCCGGTCTCCGCGCCGCCGGCAGGCCGGGCGCGCGCAGGCCCGCACCACGCCGGGGCCCCAGCGGCGCGCCCGGGCGGCCCTCCTCCGCACAGCGGCGCCCCCGGCCTCCGACCCCCGGCCCCGACGGCGCCCAGGGCGGGGACCCCGAGGCCCCGGGCGGCGGGGAGCCGGCGCGGGAGCCTTCCCCGGGGTCGTCGGAGGAGGAGCGCAAGAACGCGGGCCACCGGCGCCCTCGCGGGGGCCTATAA
- the TTLL10 gene encoding inactive polyglycylase TTLL10 isoform X5: MQGSGGQRQGAMQGSQRPSHTPWPPRPGRELLSAPCGGTGLLSAHFLFCKEAVVRGDEITQVHEGLPFITPERHFPPDFLPDQPAGRPSAEMPTPDGQSLQAPQSPQRREPPTRGSPNPGRWAAPLPGQGGPDCVPSSRARTTGRPKGPQRGGGHVFPEVPPHQCPSACGPQPHPLPPLPGTTSSDPELDDADTARPRAALLEKHPLEGEKQRPGTGQGPFFYIGGTNGAAIISSYCKSKGWQRIQDSRREDYKLKWCEVKCRDTYCSFREGEQLLYQLPNSQLLTTKIGLLSALREHARVLSKTSKLAPCAQANVLKMEDFFPETYRLDIRDEREAFFTLFDETQMWICKPTASNQGKGIFLLRNQEEVAALQAKTQSIEDDPIYRKMPFRAPQARVVQRYIQNPLLLDGKKFDVRSYLLIACTMPYMVFFGHGYARLTLGLYDPHSSDLCGHLTNQFMQKKSPLYLLLKDDTVWSMEHLNRHINDKFRKAKRLPRDWVFTTFAKRMQQIMAHCFLSVKSKLKCKLGYFDLIGCDFLIDENFKVWLLEMNSNPALHTNCEVLKEVIPGVVTETLDLALETFQKRLRGQKMLPLLSQRHFVLLHNGEADLWPRPGSSRSVPRPPSPPPAASPGLRAAGRPGARRPAPRRGPSGAPGRPSSAQRRPRPPTPGPDGAQGGDPEAPGGGEPAREPSPGSSEEERKNAGHRRPRGGL, encoded by the exons ATGCAAGGCTCTGGAGGACAGAGGCAGGGGGCCATGCAGGGCAGCCAGCGGCCCTCCCACACGCCCTGGCCTCCCAGACCTGGGCGTGAGCTCCTCTCAGCCCCTTGCGGAGGCACGGGTTTGCTGAGCGCCCACTTTCTGTTCTGTAAAGAGGCCGTGGTAAGGGGAGATGAAATAACACAG GTTCACGAGGGTCTTCCATTCATCACACCGGAGCGCCATTTCCCGCCAGACTTTTTACCTGACCAg CCGGCAGGGAGGCCAAGCGCAGAGATGCCGACACCAGATGGACAGTCCCTGCAGGCCCCACAGTCACCACAGAGACGGGAGCCACCCACAAGAGGAAGCCCAAATCCAGGACGCTGGGCAGCACCCCTCCCCGGGCAGGGCGGGCCTGACTGCGTGCCCAGTTCAAGGGCTAGGACCACGGGCCGCCCAAAGGGCCCGCAGAGGGGTGGGGGCCACGTCTTCCCAGAGGTGCCCCCTCACCAGTGCCCCAGCGCCTGCGGCCCGCAGCCGCACCCACTTCCTCCACTGCCAGGGACCACCTCCTCGGACCCAG AGCTGGACGATGCTGACACTGCCAGGCCCCGGGCCGCCCTCCTGGAGAAGCACCCGCTGGAGGGGGAGAAGCAGCGGCCCGGCACCGGGCAGGGCCCCTTCTTCTACATCGGAGGCACCAACGGGGCCGCAAT AATCAGCTCCTATTGCAAAAGCAAGGGCTGGCAGCGCATCCAGGACAGCCGGCGGGAAGACTACAAGCTCAAGTGGTGCGAGGTCAAGTGCAGGGACACCTACTGCAGCTTCCGGGAAG GTGAGCAGCTGCTGTACCAGCTCCCCAACAGCCAGCTCCTTACCACCAAGATCGGGCTTCTCAGCGCCCTGAGGGAGCACGCGCGTGTCCTCAGCAAGACCAGCAAGCTGGCCCCCTGCGCACAGGCCAA CGTCCTGAAAATGGAAGACTTTTTCCCAGAGACCTACCGTCTGGACATCAGGGACGAGAGAGAGGCTTTCTTTACCCTCTTTGATG AAACCCAGATGTGGATCTGCAAGCCCACCGCCTCCAACCAGGGCAAAGGCATCTTTCTGCTCCGGAACCAGGAGGAAGTCGCCGCCCTCCAAGCCAAGACCCAGAGCATCGAGGACGACCCCATCTACCGCAAGATGCCCTTCCGGGCGCCTCAGGCGCGGGTCGTGCAGAG GTACATCCAGAACCCGCTGCTGCTGGATGGGAAGAAGTTCGACGTGCGCTCCTACCTGCTCATCGCCTGCACCATGCCCTACATGGTCTTCTTCGGCCACGGCTACGCTCGCCTCACCCTCGGCCTTTATGATCCCCATTCCAGCGACCTCTGTGGCCATTTAACCAACCAG TTCATGCAGAAGAAGAGCCCCCTGTACCTGCTGCTCAAGGACGACACGGTGTGGAGCATGGAGCACCTTAACCGCCACATCAACGACAAGTTCCGCAAGGCCAAGCGCCTCCCCCGGGACTGGGTCTTCACCACCTTCGCG AAGCGGATGCAGCAGATCATGGCCCACTGCTTCCTGTCTGTCAAATCCAAGCTCAAGTGCAAGCTGGGCTACTTTGACCTCATTGGTTGTGACTTCTTGATTGATGAAAACTTCAAG GTGTGGCTGCTGGAGATGAACTCCAACCCTGCCCTGCACACCAACTGTGAAGTCCTGAAAGAGGTGATTCCAGGCGTGGTCACGGAGACCCTGG aCCTGGCACTCGAGACCTTCCAGAAGAGGCTGCGCGGCCAGAAGATGCTGCCGCTGCTGTCCCAGCGCCACTTCGTGCTCCTGCACAACGGCGAGGCAGACCTGTGGCCGCGCCCCGGGAGCTCCCGCAGCGTCCCCCGCCCGCCGTCGCCGCCGCCCGCCGCGTCCCCCGGTCTCCGCGCCGCCGGCAGGCCGGGCGCGCGCAGGCCCGCACCACGCCGGGGCCCCAGCGGCGCGCCCGGGCGGCCCTCCTCCGCACAGCGGCGCCCCCGGCCTCCGACCCCCGGCCCCGACGGCGCCCAGGGCGGGGACCCCGAGGCCCCGGGCGGCGGGGAGCCGGCGCGGGAGCCTTCCCCGGGGTCGTCGGAGGAGGAGCGCAAGAACGCGGGCCACCGGCGCCCTCGCGGGGGCCTATAA
- the TTLL10 gene encoding inactive polyglycylase TTLL10 isoform X8 — MQGSGGQRQGAMQGSQRPSHTPWPPRPGRELLSAPCGGTGLLSAHFLFCKEAVVRGDEITQVHEGLPFITPERHFPPDFLPDQPAGRPSAEMPTPDGQSLQAPQSPQRREPPTRGSPNPGRWAAPLPGQGGPDCVPSSRARTTGRPKGPQRGGGHVFPEVPPHQCPSACGPQPHPLPPLPGTTSSDPELDDADTARPRAALLEKHPLEGEKQRPGTGQGPFFYIGGTNGAAIISSYCKSKGWQRIQDSRREDYKLKWCEVKCRDTYCSFREGEQLLYQLPNSQLLTTKIGLLSALREHARVLSKTSKLAPCAQAKSGKDTTPAPEELMWSSSGHLGPQSVLKMEDFFPETYRLDIRDEREAFFTLFDALSAETQMWICKPTASNQGKGIFLLRNQEEVAALQAKTQSIEDDPIYRKMPFRAPQARVVQRFCAWAPRGALARYIQNPLLLDGKKFDVRSYLLIACTMPYMVFFGHGYARLTLGLYDPHSSDLCGHLTNQFMQKKSPLYLLLKDDTVWSMEHLNRHINDKFRKAKRLPRDWVFTTFAIIHTTQKSLCESTAQWFLVDSQSCRMVTTLIPEHSHLRRKKLVQVRSAMEPSDTSQQMTPVLCQTEADAADHGPLLPVCQIQAQVQAGLL, encoded by the exons ATGCAAGGCTCTGGAGGACAGAGGCAGGGGGCCATGCAGGGCAGCCAGCGGCCCTCCCACACGCCCTGGCCTCCCAGACCTGGGCGTGAGCTCCTCTCAGCCCCTTGCGGAGGCACGGGTTTGCTGAGCGCCCACTTTCTGTTCTGTAAAGAGGCCGTGGTAAGGGGAGATGAAATAACACAG GTTCACGAGGGTCTTCCATTCATCACACCGGAGCGCCATTTCCCGCCAGACTTTTTACCTGACCAg CCGGCAGGGAGGCCAAGCGCAGAGATGCCGACACCAGATGGACAGTCCCTGCAGGCCCCACAGTCACCACAGAGACGGGAGCCACCCACAAGAGGAAGCCCAAATCCAGGACGCTGGGCAGCACCCCTCCCCGGGCAGGGCGGGCCTGACTGCGTGCCCAGTTCAAGGGCTAGGACCACGGGCCGCCCAAAGGGCCCGCAGAGGGGTGGGGGCCACGTCTTCCCAGAGGTGCCCCCTCACCAGTGCCCCAGCGCCTGCGGCCCGCAGCCGCACCCACTTCCTCCACTGCCAGGGACCACCTCCTCGGACCCAG AGCTGGACGATGCTGACACTGCCAGGCCCCGGGCCGCCCTCCTGGAGAAGCACCCGCTGGAGGGGGAGAAGCAGCGGCCCGGCACCGGGCAGGGCCCCTTCTTCTACATCGGAGGCACCAACGGGGCCGCAAT AATCAGCTCCTATTGCAAAAGCAAGGGCTGGCAGCGCATCCAGGACAGCCGGCGGGAAGACTACAAGCTCAAGTGGTGCGAGGTCAAGTGCAGGGACACCTACTGCAGCTTCCGGGAAG GTGAGCAGCTGCTGTACCAGCTCCCCAACAGCCAGCTCCTTACCACCAAGATCGGGCTTCTCAGCGCCCTGAGGGAGCACGCGCGTGTCCTCAGCAAGACCAGCAAGCTGGCCCCCTGCGCACAGGCCAA ATCTGGAAAGGACACGACACCCGCCCCAGAAGAGCTCATGTGGAGCAGCTCAGGACACCTTGGGCCACAGAG CGTCCTGAAAATGGAAGACTTTTTCCCAGAGACCTACCGTCTGGACATCAGGGACGAGAGAGAGGCTTTCTTTACCCTCTTTGATG CTCTCTCCGCAGAAACCCAGATGTGGATCTGCAAGCCCACCGCCTCCAACCAGGGCAAAGGCATCTTTCTGCTCCGGAACCAGGAGGAAGTCGCCGCCCTCCAAGCCAAGACCCAGAGCATCGAGGACGACCCCATCTACCGCAAGATGCCCTTCCGGGCGCCTCAGGCGCGGGTCGTGCAGAGGTTTTGCGCGTGGGCACCCCGAGGGGCGTTGGCCAG GTACATCCAGAACCCGCTGCTGCTGGATGGGAAGAAGTTCGACGTGCGCTCCTACCTGCTCATCGCCTGCACCATGCCCTACATGGTCTTCTTCGGCCACGGCTACGCTCGCCTCACCCTCGGCCTTTATGATCCCCATTCCAGCGACCTCTGTGGCCATTTAACCAACCAG TTCATGCAGAAGAAGAGCCCCCTGTACCTGCTGCTCAAGGACGACACGGTGTGGAGCATGGAGCACCTTAACCGCCACATCAACGACAAGTTCCGCAAGGCCAAGCGCCTCCCCCGGGACTGGGTCTTCACCACCTTCGCG ATCATTCACACGACACAAAAGTCACTCTGTGAAAGTACAGCTCAGTGGTTTTTGGTGGATTCTCAGAGTTGCAGGATGGTCACCACTCTAATTCCAGAACACAGTCACCTCCGCAGAAAGAAACTCG TTCAAGTGAGGTCTGCCATGGAACCATCAGACACATCACAACAAATGACTCCAGTTCTTTGCCAGACAG AAGCGGATGCAGCAGATCATGGCCCACTGCTTCCTGTCTGTCAAATCCAAGCTCAAGTGCAAGCTGGGCTACTTTGA